A genomic segment from Flavobacterium sp. 9R encodes:
- a CDS encoding DUF4249 domain-containing protein produces MQKITFFFVFILATLFVGCEDVVDVDLNTAPPKLVIEASINWQKGTSGNQQRIKLTTTTDYFSSTIPKVSGAIVTITNSTNTVFNFVEVPNTGEYFCSNFVPVINETYTLTVVSKGQTYTATESLQPVAPITKLEQKNDGGITGDEIEVKTFYNDPASIPNYYLYKYVYSNQVKSNLYVDRDEFFDGNEFFSISQNDELKKGDKIEITHYGISKAYYNYMSILVSIAGNNGGGPFQSPPATVRGDIINTTDKANYPLGYFSLSEIDFRSYTIQ; encoded by the coding sequence ATGCAAAAGATCACTTTCTTTTTCGTTTTTATACTAGCAACCTTATTCGTAGGATGTGAAGATGTAGTAGATGTAGACTTAAACACTGCTCCGCCAAAATTAGTTATTGAAGCCTCCATCAATTGGCAAAAAGGAACTTCAGGGAATCAGCAACGCATTAAATTAACTACAACAACTGATTATTTCAGTAGTACAATCCCTAAAGTTTCGGGAGCAATCGTAACCATTACCAATAGCACCAATACTGTTTTTAATTTTGTGGAAGTACCAAATACAGGCGAATATTTCTGCTCGAATTTTGTCCCTGTAATCAATGAAACGTATACGCTGACTGTGGTTAGCAAAGGACAAACTTATACCGCTACAGAATCTTTACAACCTGTGGCTCCCATTACCAAATTAGAACAAAAAAATGACGGTGGTATTACTGGTGACGAAATTGAAGTGAAAACTTTTTATAACGATCCAGCAAGTATACCTAATTATTATTTGTACAAATATGTATATTCCAATCAAGTAAAATCGAATCTTTATGTGGACAGAGACGAATTTTTTGATGGAAATGAGTTTTTTAGTATTTCTCAAAACGACGAACTTAAAAAAGGAGATAAAATTGAAATCACCCACTACGGCATCTCAAAAGCCTATTACAACTATATGAGTATTTTGGTAAGCATTGCTGGTAATAATGGCGGAGGTCCTTTTCAATCTCCACCAGCTACCGTTCGTGGAGACATTATCAACACTACAGACAAAGCCAATTATCCGTTGGGCTATTTTTCCTTAAGTGAAATTGATTTTAGAAGTTATACTATTCAATAA
- the sucC gene encoding ADP-forming succinate--CoA ligase subunit beta, which yields MNIHEYQGKEILASYGVRIQRGIVANSPVEAVAAAKQLTAETGTSWYVVKAQIHAGGRGKGGGVKLAKGLDKVEGIASEIIGMQLITPQTSAEGKKVHKVLIAEDVYYPGESETSEFYVSVLLNRATGRNMIMYSTEGGMDIEEVAEHTPHLIFTEEVDPAVGLQGFQARRIAFNLGLSGNAFKEMVKFIDSLYNAYIGSDASMFEINPVLKTSDNKIMAVDAKVNIDDNALYRQAKYADMRDIREENPIEVEAKEVGLNYVDLDGTVGCMVNGAGLAMATMDLIKYAGFEPANFLDVGGTADAKRVETAFRIILKDPNVKAILINIFGGIVRCDRVAQGVVDAYKNMGDAIKVPIIVRLQGTNAAIAKELIDNSGMPILSAVEFQEAADQVKVALS from the coding sequence ATGAACATACACGAATATCAAGGAAAAGAAATTTTAGCAAGCTACGGCGTACGAATTCAACGCGGAATTGTAGCGAATAGCCCTGTAGAAGCTGTTGCTGCTGCAAAACAATTAACTGCCGAAACAGGTACAAGTTGGTATGTTGTTAAAGCTCAAATTCACGCCGGTGGACGTGGAAAAGGTGGTGGTGTAAAACTTGCCAAAGGCTTAGACAAAGTAGAAGGAATTGCTAGCGAAATCATCGGGATGCAATTGATTACTCCTCAAACTTCTGCCGAAGGTAAAAAAGTACACAAAGTGTTAATCGCTGAAGATGTATATTATCCAGGTGAAAGCGAAACTTCTGAGTTTTATGTTTCTGTTTTATTGAACAGAGCTACTGGCCGTAATATGATTATGTATTCTACAGAAGGTGGAATGGATATCGAAGAAGTGGCTGAGCATACTCCTCATTTAATTTTTACTGAAGAAGTAGATCCAGCTGTTGGTTTGCAAGGTTTTCAAGCAAGAAGAATTGCTTTTAACTTAGGGCTTTCTGGAAATGCTTTCAAAGAAATGGTGAAATTCATCGATTCTTTATATAATGCTTACATTGGTTCAGATGCTTCGATGTTCGAAATTAACCCTGTGTTAAAAACATCTGATAATAAAATTATGGCGGTTGATGCTAAAGTAAATATCGATGATAATGCTTTATACAGACAAGCTAAATATGCTGATATGCGTGACATTCGTGAGGAGAACCCAATCGAAGTTGAAGCAAAAGAAGTAGGTTTGAATTATGTAGACCTTGACGGAACTGTTGGATGTATGGTAAACGGAGCTGGTTTGGCTATGGCAACTATGGATTTGATTAAGTATGCTGGTTTTGAGCCTGCTAATTTCTTAGACGTAGGAGGAACTGCTGATGCAAAACGTGTAGAAACTGCTTTCCGTATTATCTTAAAAGATCCAAACGTAAAAGCAATTTTGATCAATATTTTTGGTGGAATTGTTCGTTGTGACCGTGTGGCACAAGGTGTTGTAGATGCTTACAAAAATATGGGTGACGCTATAAAAGTGCCAATCATTGTACGTTTGCAAGGAACTAATGCTGCTATTGCAAAAGAATTAATTGATAATTCTGGAATGCCAATTCTTTCTGCAGTTGAGTTTCAAGAAGCTGCCGACCAAGTTAAAGTTGCATTGTCTTAA
- a CDS encoding dipeptide epimerase, producing the protein MQLILREYNLKLKHTFTISRESIDFQPSLIVELQSEGYSGFGEATSNPYYHTTVPMMRADLENIRSLIENTTTETPEEFWNKVYPFLKEDMFALCALDLAYNDLYARKKGEKLYELWNFTTDKNPLTDYTIGIASIEKMVAKMKELPWPIYKIKLGTQEDIEIVTELRKHTDAIFRIDANCGWGVEETITNSVALKKLGVEFLEQPMKADNWEAHKEVHKHSALPIIADESCIIESDVAKCHNHFHGVNVKLVKCGGLTPGKRMLEEAKKLGLKTMVGCMTESTVGISAIAHLLPLLDYVDMDGALLLDKDIATGVTITYGKIDYPDGNGTGVTLL; encoded by the coding sequence ATGCAACTAATCCTTCGCGAATACAACCTCAAACTAAAACACACCTTCACCATTTCTAGAGAATCTATCGATTTTCAACCTTCGTTAATTGTAGAACTCCAAAGCGAAGGCTACTCAGGATTTGGCGAAGCAACCTCCAACCCTTATTATCACACCACGGTTCCAATGATGCGTGCGGATTTGGAAAACATTCGTTCATTGATAGAAAACACAACAACCGAAACCCCCGAAGAATTTTGGAACAAAGTATATCCTTTTTTGAAAGAGGATATGTTTGCGCTTTGTGCTTTAGACTTGGCTTATAATGATTTATATGCTCGCAAAAAAGGCGAAAAATTATACGAACTTTGGAATTTTACTACCGATAAAAATCCTTTAACTGATTACACCATCGGCATCGCTTCTATTGAAAAAATGGTTGCCAAAATGAAAGAACTCCCTTGGCCTATCTATAAAATTAAATTAGGCACCCAAGAAGACATCGAAATTGTAACTGAATTACGAAAACATACAGACGCCATTTTCAGAATCGATGCAAACTGCGGTTGGGGTGTTGAAGAAACCATTACTAACTCTGTAGCTTTAAAAAAACTCGGGGTGGAATTCTTAGAACAACCTATGAAAGCCGATAATTGGGAAGCACATAAAGAAGTTCACAAACACTCCGCTTTGCCCATCATTGCTGACGAAAGCTGCATTATCGAATCCGATGTAGCCAAATGCCATAACCATTTCCACGGTGTAAATGTCAAATTAGTAAAATGTGGCGGTCTAACTCCTGGCAAACGTATGTTAGAAGAAGCCAAAAAACTAGGACTAAAAACTATGGTAGGTTGTATGACAGAATCTACAGTAGGCATCTCAGCTATAGCACATCTGCTACCACTACTAGATTACGTAGATATGGACGGAGCGCTACTATTGGATAAAGATATTGCTACGGGAGTAACCATTACTTATGGTAAAATTGATTACCCAGACGGAAACGGAACTGGAGTAACACTTTTATAA
- a CDS encoding aminotransferase class I/II-fold pyridoxal phosphate-dependent enzyme gives MKVNQFPNRVIEINQETFLYFGGTAYLGLPTLPKFQEIIFKNIQRWGTAYGSSRNANIQLSAYDTGETQLAQFIQADAAVTVSSGMLAGKLTLDFLSTSTDVFYHFPNAHPAIQRKDSLPLFINNQLNPRILDNKKEKITIVTDAVPSFQTQAIDLKILDSIPSHKEITLVVDESHSIGILGKNGSGIYSSIINPNIKRKILVASLGKALGLTGGVIASASSFIQEIKNYDTFIAAAGMNPAYVQTLAETAHLVQQQRQKLQDNLDYLAQHLQPNPKINFTANYPSIYLDWNKSYDILLQNKIVITHFNYPSDQKTLNRIVISANHQKEDLDQLIKVLNSFL, from the coding sequence ATGAAAGTCAATCAATTTCCCAATCGCGTAATCGAAATCAACCAAGAAACGTTCCTTTATTTTGGAGGAACGGCTTATCTTGGTTTACCAACTTTACCCAAATTTCAAGAAATTATTTTCAAAAATATCCAACGTTGGGGCACCGCATACGGTAGTTCAAGAAACGCAAACATACAATTGAGCGCCTACGACACTGGCGAAACTCAACTTGCGCAATTCATTCAGGCCGATGCCGCAGTTACCGTTTCATCAGGAATGCTAGCTGGCAAGCTAACACTTGATTTTTTAAGCACAAGTACAGATGTATTTTACCATTTCCCAAATGCTCATCCCGCCATACAAAGAAAAGACAGTCTGCCTCTATTTATAAACAATCAATTAAACCCTAGAATTTTAGACAATAAAAAAGAAAAAATCACCATCGTTACAGATGCTGTTCCTTCATTTCAGACACAAGCCATAGACCTAAAAATTCTCGATAGCATTCCCTCCCATAAAGAAATCACTTTGGTTGTAGATGAATCCCACTCTATCGGAATCCTTGGCAAAAACGGGTCAGGAATTTATTCGAGTATCATCAATCCAAATATCAAACGCAAAATTTTGGTCGCCTCACTTGGCAAAGCATTGGGACTCACAGGAGGTGTGATAGCGAGCGCTTCGAGTTTTATTCAAGAAATCAAAAATTATGACACCTTTATTGCAGCCGCTGGGATGAATCCCGCCTATGTGCAAACCCTTGCCGAAACCGCTCATCTAGTGCAACAACAGCGTCAAAAATTACAAGACAACTTAGACTATCTCGCCCAACATTTACAACCCAATCCCAAAATCAATTTCACCGCAAACTACCCTTCCATTTACTTAGATTGGAACAAGAGCTACGATATATTGTTGCAAAACAAAATCGTAATCACCCATTTTAATTATCCCTCAGACCAAAAAACCTTGAACCGAATCGTCATTTCGGCCAATCATCAAAAAGAAGACCTTGACCAACTAATTAAAGTTTTAAATTCCTTTTTATAG
- a CDS encoding DUF1456 family protein: MTNNDIFKKLRVALMLRDDQIVEILELVDFRISKSELGAFFRDEKHPNYMECGDQVLRNFLNGLVIHLRGTKENPKIPTEVLAKHRAEIPAKDGAAKRPEFKAKPKDAEQSRGDKKPASKKPFKKSNKAAAPKIQVVEKVKFNNGKNKKS; the protein is encoded by the coding sequence ATGACCAACAACGATATTTTCAAAAAATTACGCGTAGCCTTAATGTTGCGTGACGACCAAATCGTTGAAATCCTAGAATTAGTAGATTTCAGAATATCAAAATCAGAATTAGGTGCCTTTTTCCGCGACGAAAAACATCCCAACTATATGGAATGTGGTGACCAAGTATTGCGCAATTTCCTTAACGGATTGGTAATCCATTTACGTGGCACCAAAGAAAACCCAAAAATACCTACTGAAGTTTTAGCAAAACACAGAGCTGAAATCCCAGCAAAAGACGGAGCTGCAAAACGTCCAGAGTTCAAAGCCAAACCAAAAGATGCAGAACAAAGCCGCGGAGACAAAAAGCCAGCAAGCAAAAAACCTTTCAAAAAAAGCAATAAAGCGGCTGCACCAAAAATCCAAGTGGTTGAAAAAGTAAAATTCAACAACGGAAAGAATAAAAAATCATAA
- a CDS encoding DinB family protein, translating to MLIQTLQTLFKRDLTSLTREINAYQNEAVIWSSDQQINNSAGNLCLHLIGNLNTYIGTEIGKTNYVRNRDLEFSAKNISKSELIQKIDETIAVVHQALDQLSEEDLETEYPLLVLDKKTSYGFFLVHLASHLAYHLGQISYHRRLLDA from the coding sequence ATGCTAATTCAGACTTTACAAACACTTTTCAAAAGGGATTTGACTTCCTTAACAAGAGAAATAAATGCCTATCAGAACGAGGCTGTAATCTGGTCTAGTGACCAACAAATCAACAATTCGGCAGGCAATTTATGCTTGCATCTTATTGGCAATCTCAATACTTATATTGGGACTGAAATAGGGAAAACAAATTATGTTAGAAATAGAGACTTAGAATTTTCTGCAAAAAACATCTCCAAATCAGAATTGATTCAAAAAATCGATGAAACCATAGCAGTTGTTCATCAAGCACTTGACCAATTATCAGAAGAAGATTTAGAAACAGAATATCCATTATTGGTTTTGGACAAAAAGACCTCTTATGGTTTCTTCTTGGTGCATCTTGCTTCACATCTAGCCTATCATTTGGGACAAATTAGTTACCATCGCAGACTACTTGATGCATAA
- a CDS encoding thiamine diphosphokinase, translating to MSSHHIVRDDQEPALIIANGASCQPELLGQLLEWSPLVVVLDSAIERVISLDIKVDVLLGDFDRDFDPEVYKTKQYPLEIVHTPDQNKTDLEKALDYLIERKMPAVNIVWATGKRADHTITNLTNIVRYRDLIKIVILDDHSKIFLLPNKFEKWYTAGTPISLIPIGVVKGIHSQNLVYPLANDTLTIGYRTGSSNAVASDGLVTIEHSEGDLLLMECMD from the coding sequence ATGTCCTCACATCACATCGTTCGCGACGACCAAGAACCTGCTTTAATTATCGCCAATGGAGCTTCTTGTCAGCCCGAATTATTGGGTCAATTATTAGAATGGTCACCTTTGGTTGTAGTACTAGATTCTGCTATAGAACGAGTGATTTCGTTAGACATAAAAGTAGATGTGCTTTTAGGCGACTTTGATCGTGATTTCGACCCAGAGGTATACAAAACCAAACAATATCCTCTTGAAATTGTGCACACTCCCGATCAAAACAAAACCGATTTAGAAAAGGCATTAGACTATTTAATCGAGCGAAAAATGCCAGCTGTCAATATTGTTTGGGCTACTGGAAAAAGAGCCGACCACACCATAACCAATCTCACAAATATCGTACGTTATCGCGATTTAATCAAAATTGTGATTTTAGATGACCATTCCAAAATATTTCTTCTACCCAATAAATTCGAAAAATGGTACACGGCAGGCACACCTATTTCGCTAATCCCAATTGGCGTGGTAAAAGGCATTCATTCGCAAAACTTAGTATATCCTCTAGCAAATGACACCTTGACTATTGGCTACAGAACCGGCAGTAGCAACGCTGTCGCTTCCGATGGATTGGTCACTATTGAACATTCTGAAGGGGATTTATTGCTGATGGAATGTATGGATTAA
- a CDS encoding oxidoreductase has product MKTALVIGSTGLIGSQLVDILLESEHYQKVIIFVKRESGKSYPKLEQHIINFDAPETYQHLVKGDDLFCTIGTTIKKAGSQSAFRKVDYEYPIAFSKIAKTNNIKQFLIVSSLGANKDSNNFYLKTKGEMETQLAKANFETTVIVRPSLLLGQRSEFRLGEKIGAFFSKGFSFLLLGSLKKYRPIESYTVAKALYRLAQSNVKGYTIYESDELQNIGK; this is encoded by the coding sequence ATGAAAACGGCGCTAGTTATTGGCAGTACGGGACTTATTGGTTCGCAACTAGTAGATATACTTTTAGAAAGTGAACACTATCAAAAAGTTATCATTTTTGTAAAAAGAGAATCTGGAAAATCATACCCCAAACTAGAGCAACACATCATCAACTTTGATGCACCTGAAACCTATCAACATTTGGTGAAAGGCGATGATTTATTTTGCACCATCGGTACAACCATCAAAAAAGCAGGAAGCCAATCGGCCTTTCGAAAAGTAGATTACGAATATCCAATTGCATTTTCAAAAATTGCAAAGACGAATAACATAAAGCAATTCCTGATTGTTTCCTCTTTGGGCGCCAACAAAGACTCGAACAACTTCTATTTAAAAACCAAAGGAGAAATGGAAACTCAATTAGCCAAAGCTAATTTTGAAACCACTGTTATTGTTAGACCTTCCTTATTATTAGGTCAACGCTCAGAATTTAGATTAGGAGAAAAAATAGGTGCTTTTTTCTCAAAAGGATTTTCTTTCCTACTCCTAGGAAGCTTAAAAAAATACCGCCCAATAGAAAGCTATACAGTTGCTAAAGCCTTGTATCGTTTAGCACAATCCAACGTAAAAGGCTACACCATTTACGAATCGGATGAACTTCAAAACATCGGAAAATAA
- a CDS encoding alpha/beta hydrolase yields MSKKTILFFCFFFLVMKGWTQESTASSQVSTFSIVSPELQTTKKIWLYLPKNYSASKKKYSVIYMPDAQNLFDAKTSYSGEWNIDEKLDSLRAQVIVVGIEHGNEKRLEELTPYPHEKYGGGKANQYLDFIVNTLKPSIDKKYRTKTDKTHTLIIGSSLGGLTAFYATLKYPEVFGKAGVFSPAFWINRKDIIALTEQTQKIKAKYYFLCGDQEGDDDSMVKDLNTMENIINTKRCSCKHLNKKTIIKGGQHNEKLWRDGFVKALLWLGY; encoded by the coding sequence ATGTCTAAAAAAACAATCCTCTTTTTTTGCTTCTTTTTTCTGGTGATGAAAGGATGGACACAGGAAAGCACTGCTTCTTCTCAAGTGAGTACTTTTAGTATTGTATCTCCCGAATTACAAACGACAAAAAAAATCTGGCTCTACTTACCCAAAAACTATAGCGCTTCCAAGAAGAAATATTCCGTGATTTATATGCCCGATGCTCAAAATTTATTCGATGCTAAAACTTCTTATAGTGGCGAATGGAATATTGATGAAAAATTAGACAGTCTACGCGCACAAGTAATCGTAGTAGGAATTGAACACGGAAACGAAAAACGGTTGGAAGAACTCACTCCCTATCCTCACGAAAAATATGGCGGAGGCAAGGCGAATCAATACCTAGATTTTATTGTCAACACTTTAAAACCGAGCATCGACAAAAAATACCGCACCAAAACCGACAAAACACATACGCTAATAATTGGCAGTTCCTTGGGTGGATTGACCGCATTTTACGCCACGCTTAAGTATCCCGAAGTTTTCGGCAAAGCAGGCGTTTTTTCTCCTGCCTTTTGGATTAACAGAAAGGATATTATCGCATTAACAGAACAAACCCAAAAGATAAAAGCAAAATACTATTTCCTTTGTGGAGACCAAGAAGGCGATGATGATAGTATGGTAAAAGACTTGAATACAATGGAAAACATCATCAATACCAAGCGTTGTTCCTGTAAACATTTGAATAAAAAGACCATAATAAAAGGCGGACAACACAACGAAAAATTATGGCGAGATGGTTTTGTAAAAGCCTTACTTTGGTTGGGCTACTAA
- a CDS encoding excinuclease ABC subunit B codes for MDTFKNNNLAKNKKLMNSFEEKRSLLLEMISFSIVDGKLHQRELDFIWIVAKELGFTRAEYSDLFHQELPHLPIKSEFQRIQQFYRLALIMHCDGILHEKESVAIRQIAIDMGLNPGATKRVLQMMQESPNAMIDAKALLGMFQEQHN; via the coding sequence GTGGATACATTTAAAAACAATAATTTAGCTAAAAATAAGAAATTGATGAATAGTTTTGAAGAAAAAAGAAGTTTACTTTTAGAAATGATAAGTTTTTCTATTGTAGACGGAAAATTACATCAACGCGAGTTGGATTTTATTTGGATTGTAGCCAAAGAATTGGGTTTTACCAGAGCAGAATATTCTGATTTGTTTCATCAAGAGTTACCTCATTTGCCCATTAAATCAGAATTTCAGCGTATTCAGCAGTTCTATAGGTTGGCGCTGATTATGCATTGTGATGGTATTTTACACGAAAAAGAGTCCGTTGCGATTCGTCAAATAGCCATTGATATGGGATTAAATCCAGGGGCTACGAAGCGAGTTTTGCAGATGATGCAGGAATCTCCAAACGCTATGATTGATGCTAAAGCATTGTTAGGAATGTTTCAGGAACAACACAATTAA
- the rlmF gene encoding 23S rRNA (adenine(1618)-N(6))-methyltransferase RlmF, giving the protein MKRTKQPEKKNLHPRNQHRLGYDFDSLIKILPELKNFVGINEHQIQTLDFSNPDAVKALNKALLLAYYDIQFWEIPSTFLCPPIPGRVDYIHYLADLLAQSNNGVIPKGEAVQGLDIGVGANCIYPILGNAVYGWSFVGTDIDEKAIQNCKKIIEKNPKLIDAISLQLQTEPRFIFKNIMESEDKFAFTICNPPFHNSKEEATKVALRKVNNLSTNKTTTPTLNFGGQNAELWCPGGELGFITQMIYESAKYPMHCLWYTTLVSKQAHLNSLYKTLNKVNAANITTIDMAQGQKTSRILAWTFLTEKQQKEWKFE; this is encoded by the coding sequence ATGAAACGTACAAAGCAGCCCGAGAAAAAAAACCTACATCCAAGAAATCAGCACCGTTTAGGATACGACTTTGATTCCTTAATAAAGATATTGCCTGAACTCAAAAATTTTGTAGGCATCAACGAACATCAAATTCAAACGCTAGATTTTAGTAATCCTGATGCCGTAAAAGCATTGAACAAAGCGTTATTACTAGCGTACTACGATATTCAATTTTGGGAGATTCCTTCTACATTTCTTTGCCCACCCATCCCAGGTAGAGTAGATTACATTCATTACTTAGCCGATTTGTTGGCCCAAAGTAATAATGGCGTTATCCCAAAAGGAGAAGCTGTTCAGGGCTTAGACATTGGCGTAGGTGCGAATTGTATTTATCCTATTTTAGGAAATGCGGTTTATGGTTGGAGTTTTGTAGGCACGGATATCGATGAAAAAGCGATTCAAAATTGCAAAAAAATTATCGAGAAAAATCCAAAACTAATCGATGCTATTAGCTTACAGCTACAGACAGAACCTCGCTTTATTTTCAAAAATATAATGGAATCTGAGGATAAATTCGCGTTTACCATTTGTAATCCTCCGTTTCATAATTCAAAAGAAGAAGCCACAAAAGTAGCTTTACGAAAAGTCAATAATTTAAGTACCAACAAAACCACTACACCAACTTTAAATTTTGGTGGACAAAACGCTGAGTTATGGTGTCCAGGAGGTGAATTGGGTTTTATCACTCAAATGATTTACGAAAGCGCCAAATATCCTATGCACTGTCTTTGGTACACTACTTTAGTATCCAAACAAGCGCATTTGAATAGCTTGTACAAGACCTTAAACAAAGTAAATGCCGCCAACATCACCACCATCGATATGGCACAAGGCCAAAAAACCAGTCGCATCTTGGCGTGGACTTTTTTGACCGAAAAGCAACAAAAAGAATGGAAGTTTGAATAA
- the uvrB gene encoding excinuclease ABC subunit UvrB: MKLQIVSDYQPTGDQPQAIEKLAQGIIAGEPFQTLLGVTGSGKTFTVANVIQEVQKPTLILAHNKTLAAQLYSEFKQFFPNNAVEYFVSYYDYYQPEAFMPVTGVFIEKDLSINEELEKMRLSTTSSLLSGRRDIIVVASVSCIYGIGNPVEFQKNVIAIEVNQMISRTKLLHSLVQSLYSRTEAEFTPGNFRIKGDTVEVYPSYADDAFRIHFFGDEIEEIESFDTKTAQVIERFEKLTIYPANMFVTSPDVLQNAIWEIQQDLVKQVNYFKEIGKHLEAKRLEERTNFDLEMIRELGYCSGIENYSRYLDGREAGSRPFCLLDYFPNDFLLVVDESHVTLSQVQAMYGGDRSRKENLVEYGFRLPAAMDNRPLKFEEFEAMQNQVIYVSATPADYELQKCDGVYVEQIIRPTGLLDPIIEIRPSLNQIDDLIEEIQVRCELDERVLVTTLTKRMAEELAKYLTKVSIRCRYIHSDVDTLERIEIMQDLRKGLFDVLIGVNLLREGLDLPEVSLVAILDADKEGFLRSHRSLTQTIGRAARNLNGKAIMYADKITASMQKTIDETNYRRTKQINYNTQHNKVPQALDKKIDSAFTKNPLVEYELGHTIAKAAEPETAYLSKPELEKLIREKRKAMEKAAKDLDFMQAAKFRDEIKALQEKLS, from the coding sequence ATGAAACTACAAATTGTATCAGATTACCAACCTACGGGTGACCAACCTCAAGCGATAGAAAAATTAGCGCAGGGCATTATTGCTGGTGAACCATTTCAAACGCTGCTTGGAGTTACTGGGTCTGGAAAAACATTTACGGTTGCCAACGTCATTCAAGAAGTTCAAAAACCAACGCTGATATTGGCGCACAACAAAACGTTGGCCGCGCAGTTGTACTCGGAATTCAAACAGTTTTTCCCAAACAACGCGGTGGAATATTTCGTGTCGTATTACGATTATTACCAACCCGAGGCGTTTATGCCTGTTACGGGAGTTTTTATAGAAAAAGATTTGTCAATCAATGAAGAGTTAGAAAAAATGCGTTTGAGCACGACATCCTCTTTATTGTCTGGACGAAGAGATATTATAGTAGTCGCCTCGGTTTCTTGCATTTATGGTATTGGAAATCCCGTAGAATTTCAAAAGAACGTAATTGCCATCGAAGTCAACCAAATGATTTCAAGAACTAAATTGCTACACAGTTTAGTACAAAGTTTGTATTCTAGAACCGAAGCCGAATTTACCCCAGGAAATTTCAGAATTAAAGGTGATACGGTTGAAGTCTATCCAAGTTATGCGGATGATGCGTTTCGAATTCATTTTTTTGGTGATGAAATCGAAGAAATAGAAAGCTTTGATACTAAAACCGCTCAAGTCATTGAACGCTTTGAAAAATTGACGATTTATCCCGCCAATATGTTTGTGACTTCGCCAGATGTGTTACAAAATGCCATTTGGGAAATCCAGCAAGATTTAGTAAAACAAGTGAATTACTTCAAAGAAATAGGCAAACATTTAGAAGCCAAACGTCTAGAAGAGCGCACCAACTTCGATTTAGAAATGATTCGGGAATTGGGCTATTGTTCGGGAATTGAAAATTATTCTCGTTACCTTGACGGAAGAGAAGCGGGCTCAAGGCCTTTCTGTTTATTGGATTACTTCCCCAATGATTTTTTATTGGTAGTCGATGAAAGTCACGTAACTTTGTCACAAGTACAAGCTATGTATGGTGGCGACCGTTCTAGAAAAGAAAACTTGGTAGAATATGGCTTCCGACTTCCCGCAGCTATGGACAATCGACCTTTGAAATTCGAGGAATTTGAAGCTATGCAAAATCAAGTCATTTATGTGTCGGCCACACCTGCGGATTATGAATTGCAAAAATGCGATGGTGTTTATGTAGAGCAAATCATTCGCCCAACAGGTTTACTAGACCCAATTATCGAAATTCGCCCAAGTCTGAATCAAATTGATGATTTAATCGAAGAAATACAAGTGCGTTGTGAGTTAGACGAACGTGTTTTGGTCACCACTTTAACCAAAAGAATGGCCGAAGAACTAGCTAAATACTTGACTAAAGTTTCCATTCGTTGTCGCTATATTCACTCCGATGTAGATACATTGGAACGCATCGAAATTATGCAAGATTTGAGAAAAGGCTTATTTGATGTCCTGATTGGAGTCAATTTATTGAGAGAAGGATTGGATTTACCTGAAGTGTCTTTGGTTGCTATTTTGGATGCGGACAAAGAAGGCTTTCTTAGAAGTCATCGTTCCCTTACTCAAACCATTGGTCGTGCAGCAAGAAACTTAAACGGAAAAGCGATTATGTATGCCGATAAGATTACAGCGAGTATGCAAAAAACGATTGATGAAACCAATTATCGCCGTACCAAACAAATCAATTACAACACCCAACACAATAAAGTCCCACAAGCTTTGGATAAAAAAATAGACAGTGCTTTTACTAAAAATCCATTGGTGGAATACGAATTAGGACACACTATTGCCAAAGCAGCTGAACCTGAAACCGCTTATTTATCAAAACCAGAATTGGAAAAATTAATTCGTGAAAAACGAAAAGCGATGGAAAAAGCCGCAAAAGATTTAGATTTTATGCAAGCTGCCAAGTTCCGCGATGAAATAAAAGCATTACAAGAAAAACTCTCTTAA